A DNA window from Nitratidesulfovibrio sp. contains the following coding sequences:
- a CDS encoding YigZ family protein, whose product MTDQRTLTPSGTPSGTAPGAESATGESAPAAAQPAPARYPVPLLPGQSSGARTAGPETLAQGAELVHMAGVTGFAGGVYRREDSIKRSRFIVSVAHAPDAATARAFIEAVRAEFADATHNCWAFAAGPPGDTARIGCSDDGEPHGTAGRPMLQQLLHGGVGEVAAVVTRYFGGVKLGTGGLVRAYAAMARLGLDGLPLRQRIVPARVSVVLAHGRAGALRRLLPAYEAAILSEVHGADVECIIGLPVEHAAAFMAAVIDMAAGEALVDELPSAEG is encoded by the coding sequence ATGACCGACCAGCGTACCCTTACCCCATCTGGTACCCCATCCGGAACCGCGCCGGGAGCAGAATCCGCAACGGGCGAATCCGCACCTGCTGCGGCGCAGCCCGCTCCCGCCCGCTATCCGGTGCCCTTGCTGCCCGGCCAATCGAGCGGGGCGCGCACGGCAGGGCCGGAGACATTGGCGCAGGGGGCCGAACTGGTCCACATGGCCGGGGTTACCGGGTTTGCCGGGGGCGTGTACCGGCGGGAAGATTCCATCAAGCGCAGCCGGTTCATCGTCAGCGTGGCCCACGCGCCGGACGCGGCCACGGCGCGGGCTTTCATCGAGGCGGTGCGCGCCGAATTCGCCGATGCCACCCACAACTGCTGGGCCTTTGCCGCCGGGCCGCCGGGCGACACCGCGCGCATCGGGTGCAGCGACGACGGCGAACCCCACGGCACCGCCGGGCGCCCCATGCTGCAACAACTGCTGCACGGCGGCGTGGGCGAGGTGGCGGCGGTGGTGACACGATATTTCGGCGGGGTCAAGCTGGGCACCGGCGGGCTGGTGCGGGCCTATGCCGCCATGGCCCGGCTGGGGCTGGACGGCCTGCCCCTGCGCCAGCGCATCGTGCCTGCGCGGGTGTCCGTGGTGCTGGCCCACGGCAGGGCCGGAGCGCTGCGGCGGCTGCTGCCCGCGTACGAGGCGGCCATCCTGTCCGAAGTGCACGGGGCCGACGTGGAATGCATCATCGGCCTGCCCGTGGAGCACGCCGCCGCGTTCATGGCCGCCGTCATCGACATGGCCGCCGGAGAGGCGCTGGTGGACGAGCTGCCGTCTGCGGAAGGCTGA
- a CDS encoding DNA-binding response regulator, producing MLILLRTADARIAAHMTAPLAEAGLRLVVEMPTVADARMQAPEGTAPMVHPEPDALVADLDLLAPPSPDGGPDGGPVGKGLSGDAPGIPPGIPLILLHTATARQESRRVRAAGLPASARLLRAPFAAGALVTALRAAGLAAPPGRGPLAAGVLALGDIVFDPVTGRATRDFRPLSLHPQERLLLELLLRRAGSVVHRTDIAHWCLDYAATPAPHAPHSPHSPHSPHSPHSVDVLVSRLRRTLARAASPGSPGSPGSHSRTVGTRLRTVRGVGYRLETD from the coding sequence ATGCTGATCCTGCTCCGCACCGCCGACGCACGCATCGCCGCACACATGACCGCCCCCCTTGCCGAGGCCGGGCTGCGACTGGTGGTGGAAATGCCCACCGTTGCGGATGCGCGGATGCAGGCCCCGGAAGGCACGGCGCCCATGGTGCATCCGGAACCGGATGCGCTGGTGGCCGACCTTGACCTGCTGGCCCCGCCGAGCCCGGACGGCGGCCCGGACGGCGGTCCGGTCGGCAAAGGTCTTTCCGGTGACGCCCCCGGCATCCCCCCCGGCATTCCATTGATCCTGCTGCACACCGCCACGGCCCGGCAGGAATCGCGCCGCGTGCGCGCAGCCGGGTTGCCCGCATCCGCCCGCCTGCTGCGCGCGCCGTTTGCCGCCGGGGCGCTGGTCACCGCGCTGCGGGCGGCGGGGCTGGCCGCTCCGCCCGGCAGGGGACCGCTGGCCGCCGGGGTGCTGGCGTTGGGCGACATCGTGTTCGACCCGGTCACCGGGCGCGCCACCCGCGATTTTCGGCCCCTTTCGCTGCACCCGCAGGAACGGCTGCTGCTGGAACTGCTGCTGCGCCGGGCGGGCAGCGTGGTGCACCGGACGGACATCGCCCACTGGTGCCTGGATTACGCCGCCACCCCCGCGCCCCATGCACCCCATTCGCCCCATTCACCCCATTCGCCCCATTCCCCCCATTCCGTGGACGTGCTCGTCTCTCGCCTGCGGCGCACGCTGGCACGCGCGGCCAGCCCCGGCTCGCCCGGCTCGCCCGGCTCTCACAGTCGCACGGTCGGCACGCGCCTGCGCACGGTGCGCGGCGTGGGCTACCGACTTGAAACGGACTGA
- the pgl gene encoding 6-phosphogluconolactonase yields the protein MSNRSINLALHVMKDPAAMAEKTAQLLLERCERAVAARGVFTLALSGGSTPVPLFRLLATTAWLERLPWEKIAVYWVDERCVEPDHPQSNYGVARRELLSLAPATRFYRMKGEMDPMEGAAAYESLLREHFDLENGGWPRFDMVLLGMGEDGHTASLFPDGTGLAEHTRLVIDQYVPATKSDRLTLTLPVLNNARCCVFLVSGREKHPVLARALDLLAEPTLPAQFVKPANGDLVWIVDEGAAKG from the coding sequence ATGTCCAACCGTTCCATCAATCTCGCCCTGCACGTCATGAAGGATCCGGCCGCCATGGCCGAAAAGACCGCCCAACTGCTGCTGGAACGCTGCGAGCGGGCCGTGGCCGCGCGCGGCGTGTTCACCCTGGCCCTGTCCGGCGGCAGCACGCCCGTCCCGCTGTTCCGCCTGCTGGCCACCACGGCCTGGCTGGAGCGCCTGCCGTGGGAAAAGATCGCCGTGTACTGGGTGGACGAGCGCTGCGTGGAGCCGGACCATCCGCAGAGCAACTACGGCGTGGCCCGGCGCGAACTGCTGTCGCTGGCCCCGGCCACCCGCTTCTACCGCATGAAGGGCGAGATGGACCCCATGGAGGGTGCCGCCGCCTACGAATCGCTGCTGCGCGAACATTTCGACCTGGAGAACGGCGGCTGGCCGCGCTTCGACATGGTGCTGCTGGGCATGGGCGAGGACGGACACACCGCATCGCTGTTCCCCGACGGGACCGGTCTTGCCGAGCACACCCGCCTGGTCATCGACCAGTACGTGCCCGCCACCAAGAGCGACCGGCTTACCCTGACCCTGCCGGTACTGAACAACGCCCGCTGTTGCGTGTTCCTTGTTTCCGGCAGGGAAAAGCACCCCGTGCTGGCACGGGCGCTGGACCTGCTGGCCGAACCCACCCTGCCCGCGCAGTTCGTGAAGCCCGCCAACGGGGATCTGGTGTGGATTGTCGACGAGGGTGCCGCCAAGGGCTAG
- a CDS encoding UbiD family decarboxylase: MTYRNLSACVADLERHKHLVRIDAEVDANLEMAAIQRRAYRAGAPAMLFTRVKGCRFPMLANLFGTMERTKFIFRDTLRAVEGIFRLKLDPFDAFHHPLRYTGVPRALWSMLPKSVSDGPVLRHRCAVSDLPRLISWPMDGGGYVTLPQVYTESPDAPGPMQSNIGMYRVQLDGPDYEKDREVGLHYQIHRGIGYHHAQALRRGEPLKVNIFVGGPPAMTLAAVMPLPEGLAEILFAGAMAGFRIPMIRRPGGLPILAEADFCISGTIAPYQKPEGPFGDHLGYYSLAHDFPVLRVDAVHHRPDAIWPFTTVGRPPQEDTVFGDFIHQLTADLVPQVFAGVREIHAVDAAGVHPLLLAIGSERYVPYAGERQPQELITCGMALLGSTQTSLSKYVLIMAHEDAPSMSTHDFPGFFTHMLERTDFTRDLHFVTRTTIDTLDYTGISLNQGSKLVWAAAGPRKRQLADTLPGDLPLDARTGNGGGDGEAAGGSFNDPRLFGRGIVVLRGPKHTARRDEHDPAMHALAARLAHAHGLVGLPLFVVVDDPAFTAANWENFLWVVFTRSDPATDMYGAGEFTHCKHWGCTGPLVIDARLKSFHAPALETDPDVERRVDALAAPGGPLHGYL; the protein is encoded by the coding sequence GTGACCTACCGCAATCTTTCCGCCTGCGTGGCCGACCTTGAACGCCACAAGCACCTCGTGCGCATCGACGCAGAGGTGGACGCCAACCTGGAAATGGCCGCCATCCAGCGCCGCGCCTACCGCGCGGGCGCGCCCGCCATGCTGTTCACGCGGGTGAAGGGCTGCCGCTTTCCCATGCTGGCCAACCTGTTCGGCACCATGGAGCGCACCAAATTCATCTTTCGCGATACGTTGCGCGCCGTGGAAGGCATCTTTCGCCTGAAGCTGGACCCCTTCGACGCCTTCCACCATCCCCTGCGCTATACCGGCGTGCCGCGCGCCCTGTGGTCCATGCTGCCGAAATCGGTGTCCGATGGCCCGGTGCTGCGCCACCGCTGCGCCGTCAGCGACCTGCCGCGCCTGATATCCTGGCCCATGGACGGCGGCGGCTACGTCACCCTGCCGCAGGTGTACACCGAAAGCCCTGACGCCCCCGGCCCCATGCAGTCCAACATCGGCATGTACCGCGTGCAGTTGGACGGCCCGGACTACGAAAAGGACCGAGAGGTGGGCCTGCACTACCAGATTCACCGGGGCATCGGGTACCACCACGCCCAGGCCCTGCGCCGGGGTGAGCCGCTGAAGGTGAACATCTTCGTGGGCGGTCCGCCCGCCATGACCCTGGCCGCCGTCATGCCCCTGCCGGAAGGCCTGGCCGAAATCCTGTTTGCCGGGGCCATGGCGGGCTTCCGCATCCCCATGATCCGTCGTCCCGGCGGCCTGCCCATTCTGGCCGAGGCCGATTTCTGCATCAGCGGCACCATTGCCCCGTACCAGAAGCCGGAAGGCCCCTTCGGCGACCACCTTGGCTACTACAGCCTGGCGCACGACTTTCCCGTGCTGCGGGTGGACGCAGTGCACCACCGCCCGGACGCCATCTGGCCGTTCACCACGGTGGGCCGCCCCCCGCAGGAAGACACCGTGTTCGGCGACTTCATCCACCAGCTTACCGCAGACCTTGTGCCGCAGGTGTTCGCCGGGGTGCGCGAAATCCACGCCGTGGATGCCGCCGGGGTGCACCCGCTGCTGCTGGCCATCGGCAGCGAACGCTACGTGCCCTACGCCGGTGAACGCCAGCCGCAGGAACTGATTACCTGCGGCATGGCCCTCTTGGGATCCACCCAGACATCCCTGTCCAAGTACGTGCTGATCATGGCCCACGAGGACGCGCCCTCCATGTCCACGCACGACTTCCCCGGCTTCTTCACGCACATGCTGGAACGCACCGACTTCACCCGCGACCTGCACTTCGTCACCCGCACCACCATCGACACCCTGGACTACACCGGCATCAGCCTGAACCAGGGGTCCAAGCTGGTGTGGGCGGCGGCGGGCCCGCGCAAGCGGCAACTGGCCGATACCCTGCCCGGCGACCTGCCGCTGGACGCGCGGACAGGGAATGGCGGGGGGGATGGCGAGGCGGCTGGCGGCAGCTTTAACGATCCGCGCCTGTTCGGCAGGGGCATCGTGGTGCTGCGCGGGCCAAAGCATACGGCAAGGCGCGACGAGCACGACCCGGCCATGCACGCGCTGGCCGCCCGGCTGGCCCACGCACACGGCCTGGTCGGCCTGCCGCTGTTCGTGGTGGTGGACGACCCGGCCTTCACCGCCGCCAACTGGGAAAACTTCCTGTGGGTGGTCTTTACCCGATCCGACCCGGCCACCGACATGTACGGCGCCGGTGAATTCACCCATTGCAAGCACTGGGGCTGCACCGGCCCGCTGGTCATCGACGCGCGGCTGAAGTCATTCCATGCCCCGGCGCTGGAAACGGACCCCGACGTGGAACGCCGCGTGGACGCGCTGGCCGCTCCCGGCGGCCCGCTGCACGGGTACCTGTAG
- a CDS encoding UTP--glucose-1-phosphate uridylyltransferase: MPHSGSELLTRPAAPTIAPVRAHVADADTGCDVALQPFAAKMTRAGLPSPLVALFASYLEEMACGSTGLIPEADILPVGRDDLPLLADLAPYAATGRARLREAACIKLNGGLGTSMGMTHAKSLLPAKDGATFLELIVRQAEHQRRTHGGPSPLLFMNSFSTHQDTLRALDVLGLHHTGRPGTFLQHRFPKVARATLLPVAYPENPDLEWNPPGHGDLYAALALSGHLARLLESGRRYALISNADNLGATLDPAILGYLMEEDIPFLMECAPRTPSDRKGGHLARSRNGGLVLRELAQCPDEDLPRFQDIARYGLFNTNNIWLDLHALRQHIDEHGLLHLPMIRNPKTVNPRDPDSEKVWQVETAMGAAISLFPRARAIVTRRERFLPVKRCSDLLVLWSDRTLLEPDGRVLPNPACTTPNVLVELDGAHYGTWDRLMARFPHGAPSLLHCDALSVHGDVLFGGDITVRGRVAVRNPSCMQAVIPHGTVLEGDVYL; this comes from the coding sequence ATGCCCCATTCCGGCTCCGAGTTGCTGACCCGGCCCGCCGCCCCCACCATCGCCCCCGTGCGCGCCCATGTCGCGGACGCGGATACCGGCTGCGACGTTGCCTTGCAGCCCTTTGCCGCCAAGATGACGCGCGCCGGGCTGCCATCCCCGCTGGTGGCCCTGTTTGCCTCCTACCTGGAGGAAATGGCCTGCGGCAGCACCGGACTCATCCCCGAAGCGGACATCCTGCCCGTGGGGCGCGACGATCTGCCCCTGCTGGCCGACCTTGCCCCCTACGCCGCCACCGGACGCGCCCGCCTGCGCGAGGCTGCGTGCATCAAGCTGAACGGCGGCCTTGGCACCAGCATGGGCATGACCCACGCCAAGTCGTTGCTGCCCGCCAAGGACGGGGCCACCTTTCTCGAACTCATCGTGCGCCAGGCCGAGCACCAGCGCCGCACCCACGGCGGGCCTTCGCCGCTGCTGTTCATGAACAGCTTCTCCACCCATCAGGACACCCTGCGCGCGCTGGACGTGCTGGGCCTGCACCACACCGGCAGGCCGGGTACCTTCCTGCAGCACCGTTTTCCCAAGGTGGCGCGGGCAACCCTGTTGCCCGTGGCGTACCCGGAAAACCCCGACCTGGAATGGAACCCGCCCGGCCACGGCGACCTGTACGCCGCACTGGCCCTGTCCGGACATCTTGCCCGGCTGCTGGAATCGGGCCGCCGCTACGCGCTCATCTCCAACGCCGACAACCTGGGCGCCACGCTGGACCCGGCCATTCTCGGCTATCTCATGGAAGAGGATATCCCCTTCCTGATGGAATGCGCGCCGCGCACCCCCTCCGACCGCAAGGGGGGCCACCTGGCCCGCTCACGCAACGGCGGGCTGGTGCTGCGCGAACTGGCCCAGTGCCCGGACGAGGACCTGCCCCGCTTCCAGGACATCGCGCGGTACGGGCTGTTCAATACCAACAACATCTGGCTGGACCTGCACGCCCTGCGCCAGCACATCGACGAACACGGCCTGCTGCACCTGCCCATGATCCGCAACCCCAAGACCGTGAACCCCCGCGACCCCGATTCGGAAAAGGTCTGGCAGGTGGAAACGGCCATGGGCGCGGCCATTTCGCTGTTCCCCAGGGCCCGGGCCATCGTTACCCGGCGCGAACGGTTCCTGCCGGTGAAGCGGTGCAGCGACCTTCTGGTGCTGTGGTCCGACCGCACCCTGCTGGAACCCGATGGCCGCGTACTTCCCAACCCCGCCTGCACCACCCCCAACGTGCTGGTGGAACTGGATGGCGCGCACTACGGCACGTGGGATCGCCTGATGGCCCGCTTTCCGCACGGGGCGCCATCGCTGCTGCACTGCGATGCGCTGTCCGTGCACGGCGACGTGCTGTTCGGCGGCGATATCACCGTGCGTGGGCGGGTAGCGGTGCGCAATCCCTCGTGCATGCAGGCCGTCATTCCGCACGGCACTGTGCTGGAAGGCGACGTGTACCTGTAG
- a CDS encoding OsmC family protein gives MTMKFIDVAFNGGMKIDAVLHPAFTAGQDAPDAPAPASTVIRTDQPVKDGGEGSAPTPFELFLASLATCAGVYAQRFCEARKISTEGLGIRVGCEFASKGFQVTRMTFVVTPPQGFPGEYRDALVRAVELCTVKKHIMTPPAFEVVLA, from the coding sequence ATGACCATGAAGTTCATCGACGTCGCCTTCAACGGCGGCATGAAGATCGACGCCGTACTCCACCCCGCCTTCACCGCCGGACAGGACGCGCCGGACGCTCCCGCCCCCGCTTCCACCGTCATCCGCACCGACCAGCCGGTGAAGGACGGCGGCGAAGGCTCCGCCCCCACGCCGTTCGAGCTGTTCCTGGCCTCACTGGCCACCTGCGCGGGCGTGTACGCCCAGCGCTTCTGCGAGGCCCGCAAGATTTCCACGGAAGGGCTGGGCATTCGCGTGGGGTGCGAATTCGCGTCCAAGGGCTTTCAGGTTACCCGCATGACCTTCGTGGTAACGCCGCCGCAAGGCTTTCCCGGCGAGTACCGCGATGCGCTGGTACGCGCCGTGGAACTGTGCACCGTGAAGAAGCACATCATGACGCCGCCTGCGTTCGAGGTGGTCCTGGCATAG
- a CDS encoding N-acyl homoserine lactonase family protein: MKYRIHPIVMGSKVFDKGMMTYQHDYGTPYTIPIYTWYIEGGDKRILVDTGELNPIVSPDREAALGGKIYTFEAGLAKFGLTPADIDVVIHTHLHNDHCENDYKCENAEIWVHEKELESIHNPHPLDFRYLEDYITDVEDNGQLRVITEEEREILPGIRVMHTPVHTEGGLTVFVDTEQGTAAITGFCIIDENMNPPAAIRGMEMEVIPPGTCINPKQGYDIMLKVKEQADIVIPLHEPRFARMETIG; the protein is encoded by the coding sequence ATGAAGTACCGCATCCACCCCATCGTCATGGGTTCCAAGGTCTTCGACAAGGGCATGATGACCTACCAGCACGACTACGGCACGCCCTACACCATCCCCATCTATACCTGGTACATAGAGGGCGGCGACAAGCGCATCCTGGTGGACACCGGGGAACTGAATCCCATCGTCTCGCCGGACCGCGAGGCGGCGCTGGGCGGCAAGATCTACACCTTCGAGGCGGGGTTGGCCAAATTCGGGCTCACCCCGGCGGACATCGACGTGGTCATCCACACCCACCTGCACAACGACCACTGTGAAAACGACTACAAGTGCGAAAACGCGGAAATCTGGGTGCACGAAAAGGAACTGGAGTCCATCCACAACCCGCATCCCCTGGATTTCCGCTATCTCGAAGACTACATCACCGACGTGGAAGACAACGGCCAGTTGCGCGTGATCACGGAAGAAGAGCGCGAAATCCTGCCCGGCATCCGCGTGATGCACACCCCGGTGCACACCGAGGGCGGCCTGACCGTGTTCGTGGACACGGAACAGGGCACCGCCGCCATCACCGGGTTCTGCATCATCGACGAGAACATGAACCCGCCCGCCGCCATCCGGGGCATGGAGATGGAGGTCATTCCTCCCGGCACCTGCATCAACCCCAAACAGGGCTACGACATCATGCTCAAGGTGAAGGAGCAGGCGGACATCGTCATCCCGCTGCACGAACCGCGCTTTGCCCGCATGGAGACCATCGGCTGA
- a CDS encoding DNA topoisomerase 3: MSKTLIIAEKPSVARELAPLVGATQRRAGFLEGPDHLVSWAVGHLVGIAEPEEQDPAWAGRWTLDQLPMLPPRFRLRVLPETADQFAVLRRLLTDERVTGVINATDAGREGELIFRRIYLMAECGKPVRRLWASDMTEEGLRKSLARLLPDAEKRNLGLASFARAEADWLVGMNYSRLFTVKTGGLVSVGRVQTPVLCLLTARRREIEQFVPQDFWTVEGVFTPGGGKGRAAHDAGAAPDAAPDASSDAGPDTSPVASPDTLAADAPDSFPAVWHRPPELRETRVDSEDEATAIAAACTGREGVVESVVSKAGTQQPPLPFDLTTLQREANTRFGLSAKDTLAHAQALYETHKLITYPRTDSRHLTKELFAEILNHFRAIHHLYPDETMLAVARIKSGKIKFPCVDDRKVTDHHAIIPTARKGDPARLSQPERQIYEMICRRFIAAFCAEAKFATSTVTVKVGEHAFIARGKVFKEKGWLAVEPWRAAEDTPLPPLRKGAKLHTDDIRRVTRQTKAPAHYTDASLLAAMETAGKLVEDEELRQAMKERGLGTPATRAQVIETLLQRGYVGRHGKRLIASDRGMQVAEVIEALLPDVASPELTGTWEKALKDMEAGTATYPQFMHGIRESVWNGVHRIKRVGGRNLDRLLDTASERYARTPDGLCPLCGGEVRETPRGWGCTGQPPAPSGKKRGKAANGDDGAGQDAERAKRGAKKADAPNGGPDAAPDGGENSGTASPTANGGRCPFILWRTSFGRELDEPTARELLATGRTAQAMDFTSRQGKPFRAHLVLKGGRLRPEFVPDGPRPAPQRTAEQATPGSPDAPAAASPSIPGGGAPTAASGTLPETPVTPATPDPSEAPDTVEAPGTPEAHPGTDS; encoded by the coding sequence ATGTCCAAAACCCTGATCATCGCCGAAAAGCCCTCCGTGGCGCGCGAACTGGCCCCCCTTGTGGGCGCCACGCAGCGCCGTGCGGGCTTTCTGGAAGGGCCGGACCATCTGGTGAGCTGGGCCGTGGGGCACCTTGTGGGCATTGCCGAACCGGAGGAACAGGACCCGGCCTGGGCGGGCCGCTGGACCCTGGACCAGTTGCCCATGCTGCCGCCGCGCTTTCGGCTGCGGGTGCTGCCGGAAACGGCGGACCAGTTCGCCGTGCTGCGCCGCCTGCTCACCGACGAGCGCGTTACCGGCGTCATCAACGCCACCGACGCCGGGCGCGAGGGCGAACTGATCTTCCGGCGCATCTACCTGATGGCCGAATGCGGCAAACCCGTGCGCCGCCTGTGGGCCAGCGACATGACCGAAGAAGGCCTGCGCAAGAGCCTGGCCCGTCTGCTGCCCGACGCGGAAAAGCGCAACCTGGGGCTGGCCTCCTTTGCCCGGGCCGAGGCCGACTGGCTGGTAGGCATGAACTATTCGCGCCTGTTCACGGTAAAGACCGGCGGCCTTGTGTCCGTGGGACGCGTGCAGACCCCGGTGCTGTGCCTGCTCACCGCCCGCCGCCGCGAGATAGAACAGTTCGTGCCGCAGGATTTCTGGACCGTGGAAGGGGTGTTCACCCCCGGCGGCGGCAAGGGGCGGGCCGCGCACGACGCTGGGGCCGCCCCCGATGCGGCACCCGACGCGTCTTCCGATGCGGGACCGGACACGTCACCAGTTGCATCACCGGACACACTCGCCGCCGACGCGCCGGACTCCTTCCCCGCCGTATGGCACCGCCCGCCGGAACTGCGCGAAACCCGCGTGGACAGCGAGGACGAGGCCACGGCCATCGCCGCCGCCTGCACCGGGCGCGAAGGCGTGGTGGAATCGGTGGTCAGCAAGGCAGGCACCCAGCAACCGCCCCTGCCCTTCGACCTGACCACCTTGCAGCGAGAAGCCAACACCCGTTTCGGCCTGTCCGCAAAGGACACCCTGGCCCACGCCCAGGCGCTGTACGAAACCCACAAGCTGATCACCTACCCCCGTACCGATTCCCGCCACCTGACCAAGGAACTGTTCGCGGAAATCCTGAACCACTTCCGGGCCATCCACCACCTGTACCCGGACGAGACCATGCTGGCGGTCGCGCGCATCAAGTCCGGCAAGATCAAGTTTCCCTGCGTGGACGACCGCAAGGTCACCGACCACCACGCCATCATCCCCACCGCCCGCAAGGGCGACCCGGCCCGCCTTTCGCAACCGGAACGGCAGATCTACGAAATGATCTGCCGCCGGTTCATCGCCGCCTTCTGCGCCGAGGCCAAGTTTGCCACTTCCACCGTCACGGTGAAGGTGGGCGAGCACGCCTTCATCGCGCGGGGCAAGGTGTTCAAGGAAAAGGGCTGGCTGGCCGTGGAACCGTGGCGCGCGGCGGAGGACACCCCCCTGCCCCCCCTGCGCAAGGGCGCCAAACTGCATACGGACGACATCCGCCGGGTGACGCGCCAGACCAAGGCCCCGGCCCACTATACCGATGCCTCGCTGCTGGCGGCCATGGAAACCGCCGGCAAGCTGGTGGAGGACGAGGAACTGCGCCAGGCCATGAAGGAACGCGGCCTCGGCACCCCCGCCACCCGCGCCCAGGTCATCGAAACGCTGCTCCAGCGCGGCTATGTGGGCAGGCACGGCAAGCGGCTCATCGCCAGCGACCGGGGCATGCAGGTGGCCGAGGTCATCGAGGCGCTGCTGCCCGACGTGGCCTCGCCCGAGCTGACCGGCACATGGGAAAAGGCCCTCAAGGACATGGAGGCGGGCACCGCCACCTACCCGCAGTTCATGCACGGGATACGCGAAAGCGTGTGGAACGGCGTGCACCGCATCAAGCGGGTGGGCGGGCGCAACCTGGACCGTTTGCTGGACACGGCGTCCGAACGGTACGCCCGCACGCCCGACGGTCTGTGCCCCCTGTGCGGCGGCGAGGTGCGCGAAACCCCGCGCGGCTGGGGCTGCACCGGGCAGCCGCCCGCCCCTTCCGGAAAGAAACGCGGCAAGGCGGCAAACGGGGACGACGGCGCCGGGCAGGACGCCGAGCGCGCCAAACGCGGCGCGAAAAAGGCCGATGCGCCCAATGGCGGGCCAGACGCCGCGCCGGACGGTGGGGAGAACAGCGGTACGGCTTCCCCCACTGCCAATGGGGGCCGCTGCCCGTTCATCCTCTGGCGCACCTCCTTCGGACGCGAACTGGACGAGCCCACGGCGCGCGAACTGCTGGCCACCGGTCGCACCGCGCAGGCCATGGACTTCACCTCGCGCCAGGGCAAGCCGTTCCGGGCGCATCTGGTACTGAAGGGGGGCCGCCTGCGTCCGGAATTCGTGCCGGACGGGCCACGCCCTGCCCCGCAGCGGACAGCGGAACAGGCAACGCCGGGTTCACCTGACGCCCCTGCTGCGGCATCCCCGTCGATTCCCGGTGGCGGTGCGCCCACCGCCGCCTCCGGCACCTTGCCGGAAACACCCGTGACGCCAGCAACGCCAGACCCAAGCGAAGCCCCCGACACGGTCGAAGCCCCCGGCACGCCCGAAGCCCATCCCGGCACCGACAGCTAG
- a CDS encoding rubrerythrin family protein, which yields MSKTHENMMAAFAGESQANRKYLAFAKQADKEGMPQVAKLFRAAAEAETIHAHGHLRNAGKIGSTLDNLQAAIDGETYEFTKMYPQMIAEAEAEGEKVPARYFGWANAVEEVHANLYRKALENPSALADVDYYVCSVCGYTHEGPHDDKCPICNAAASAFYKVA from the coding sequence ATGAGCAAGACCCACGAGAACATGATGGCGGCCTTTGCCGGTGAATCCCAAGCCAACCGCAAGTACCTCGCCTTCGCCAAGCAGGCCGACAAGGAAGGTATGCCCCAGGTCGCCAAGCTGTTCCGCGCCGCCGCCGAGGCGGAAACCATCCATGCCCACGGCCACCTGCGCAACGCGGGCAAGATCGGTTCCACCCTCGACAACCTTCAGGCCGCCATCGACGGCGAAACCTACGAATTCACCAAGATGTACCCGCAGATGATCGCCGAGGCCGAGGCCGAGGGCGAAAAGGTGCCCGCGCGCTACTTCGGCTGGGCCAACGCCGTGGAAGAGGTGCACGCCAATCTCTACCGCAAGGCGCTGGAAAACCCCTCCGCCCTGGCCGATGTGGACTACTACGTCTGTTCCGTGTGCGGCTACACCCACGAAGGCCCGCACGACGACAAGTGCCCCATCTGCAACGCCGCGGCGTCCGCGTTCTACAAGGTGGCCTAG